GCCGGGCGCCCCGAGCGCGAGCAACGCCGGCACGCGCTCGCCGTTGGCGCTGCGGTAGGAGAGCCGCGCCAGGCCGTCCTCGCCGGGCGGGTCTACGCGCTCGACTGCCAGCGGCGCCTCGAAGTCGTAGCCGAGGAGAAATCGCTGGGCATCGTTCACGAGTAGGTCCTGGGATTGAAGTGTAGGCCGCCCAATTCTGGCCTGCTCGAGGGTGCGGCCCCTGCCGAACATTAAGAGAGACGATGCACCGGCTCCTCCTTCGCCGCCGGCTTTCGATCCGCGCCGTCGTGGGGCTCGGCCTTGCGCTGATCATGGTCGCGACGGCCACCCTTGTCTACAACACGCTCACGGCCGTCGAGCGCAGCCATTCGACCCAGGAGAAGCTAGTCCTGAGCGCGAACCAGAGCGTTGTCCTCGAGGACGTGCGGGCCGAGTATCTCTCCGCCTGGCTCCTCCTCGTCTCCTCCGACGGCACACTTGACGAACGCTTCCTGCAGCGCTTCGAGCAGGCAAGGGACCGCGTCGACTGGGCCTTCGCCGTGCTCCGGGAGAACGCTCGCCTCCTGGGGCCCGAGGAAGAGGCGCGCATCGACGAGCTTTCACGGCAGCACCAGGAGCTGCGGCGGGAGTGGACGCCGATCTTCACCATGTTCCTCGAGGGCAAGGCATCGGAAGCCAAAGACCATATCACGGACGAGATGGTCAGCCGCAGCGACGACTTCGTGGACGCCCTCGCCGCGGAGGTGATGCGCCACCGGCTCGCCTTCAACCTCGCCATCGGAGACTATCGCGACTCGCGCGACATCTGGCAGGCGTCTGCGCTGACCGTGGGTGGGCTTTGGATGGTGCTCCTGTTGAGCACCGCCTACCTGTCGCACCGCTGGATATTGAGGCCTCTCGGAGACGTGGCGCGCTCGGCGCGCCTCATTGCCGCCGGAGAGTTGCACTCGGTCGCGCCCGTAGAGGGGCCCGCGGAGATCGCCGGCCTGGCGGGCGACGTCAACCTCATGGCCCGCAGCCTGATCAACCGCTCACGGGAGCTCAACGAGTACCTTGCCCAGGGCCTCGAGGCCCGGACACGCGAACTGGAGGCCGCTAACGCCGCCCTGAGGACGAGCGAGGCGCGTCTGAATGCGGTCGTAGAGAACGCACCCGTCATCCTCTTTGCCCTCGACAAGGAAGGCGTGGTTACTTTCGCCGCCGGCGCCGGTCTGGCTCTTACCGGGCTCACGCCGGACCGCGCCATCGGCCTTTCGGTGCAGCGCCTCTACGCGAACGACCACGCGGCCCTTGATGCGTTCCGGCGGGCTTTCACCGGTGAGACCGTGCGTGTGCACATCCGATATCCTCGCTTCTGCTTCGAGACCCACCTCGCGCCGCTGAAGGACGGCGAAGGTGACGTCGTGGGGGTGATCGGCGTCGCCATGGACGTGACGGCGCGGATGACGATGGAGGAGGCCCTGCGCCGGAGCGAGGAGCGATACCGCGAGCTCTTCGAAAACGCGAACGACCTCGTCTTCACGCACGCGGTCGACGGAGGCTTCACGTCGGCGAACAAGGCCGCCCTTGACCTCTTCGGTTACAGCGAGGAAGAGATCCTGAGCATGAGGATGGAGGACTTGCTCAGCCCTGACATGTTGGAGCGTGCCCAGACCAACCTCGCCCTGAAGCTGGAAGGGGCCCAGGACCGCACCACCTATGAGATCGAGGTCCGCACGAAGACGGGCGACGTGATCCCTTTGGAGGTCAGCAGCCGTCTCGTTTTCGAAGACGGCA
The DNA window shown above is from Dehalococcoidia bacterium and carries:
- a CDS encoding PAS domain S-box protein, which translates into the protein MHRLLLRRRLSIRAVVGLGLALIMVATATLVYNTLTAVERSHSTQEKLVLSANQSVVLEDVRAEYLSAWLLLVSSDGTLDERFLQRFEQARDRVDWAFAVLRENARLLGPEEEARIDELSRQHQELRREWTPIFTMFLEGKASEAKDHITDEMVSRSDDFVDALAAEVMRHRLAFNLAIGDYRDSRDIWQASALTVGGLWMVLLLSTAYLSHRWILRPLGDVARSARLIAAGELHSVAPVEGPAEIAGLAGDVNLMARSLINRSRELNEYLAQGLEARTRELEAANAALRTSEARLNAVVENAPVILFALDKEGVVTFAAGAGLALTGLTPDRAIGLSVQRLYANDHAALDAFRRAFTGETVRVHIRYPRFCFETHLAPLKDGEGDVVGVIGVAMDVTARMTMEEALRRSEERYRELFENANDLVFTHAVDGGFTSANKAALDLFGYSEEEILSMRMEDLLSPDMLERAQTNLALKLEGAQDRTTYEIEVRTKTGDVIPLEVSSRLVFEDGKPVAIQGIARDIRERRRVEDALRRHALDLEALNQQLAAAHADLAASKRQIEEKSRQLEQALTLARAQARIDGLTGALNHGAIVEELRGLVERAESRAAVVMLDIDGMKAANDLYGHPFGDEMLRAVKAALDRDGAIVGRYGGDEFVAILDGAGAAEADAYRTAVLRAIHRAGLRDPHSGAEVPIVVSVGFCLYPDEAQRIEDLIALADTAMYAHKRERPAHAVNAGARRLGGEPATRVLGEIVPVLTGGGDMSARLALVAEKLATEFSWTTVEVLLNPSRRRGAEVFATYPRIQDETLARGFIARRLAGDKMRRMLAATRRVLIIDDPQSDERLTQDQRDVSRFLGIRSAAVAPLFWEGRLVGSITAGSERPRAFGAADAQ